Below is a genomic region from Deltaproteobacteria bacterium.
GGTGATGGTGCAGACGCTCGTCGATACGCGCCACACCATTGCCGACGCCGTCAAAACAGCGGGTGGCAAATTCCGATGGGAGGACGTCGAGGAGTATCTCTCGGAAGGAAAGGAGATCGGAACATGGCCGTAGCGGCGACGCAGCAACTTGCCGGCCTCGCTCTCGCCCTCGACAACCTCCCGCCGGTCACCGAGCTCATCGCCGACTGCCGGGCGGAGGCGGACGTCGTGCTGCCGCCGCTGCCGACCACCTCGCTGCGCGGCGCGCTGCTGCCGGCGCTGCGGGACCGCGCGCCCGCGTTGCTCGAGCATCCGGGCCGTCCGCTGGCGGGCGCGGGCGTCACCGATCGCGCTCCCGCTGCGCTCGTGCTCGCGCCCGACACCGCCGCGGTCGGCCGTCGCCGGTTCGAGCTGTCGGCCGGCGAACGGCTGGCGGTGCGGCTGGTGCTCATCGGCGAGCGCGCCGCGACGTGCGCCGACGCGGTCGTCGCGGCGCTGCGCGTCGCGCTCGCCGGCGGCATCGGCCGCGCGCGCGGCGGCGGCGGGCACGTGCCGTTTGCGCTGCGCGACGTGTCGCCGGCGCCCGCGCGCGCCGCGGCGCCGGCGCCCGCGCGCGCGCGCATCCAACTCGTGACGCCCGCGCGCATCGTCCACGGCGGCCGCGTGTGCGCGTCGCTCGACGGCGCCGCGCTCGTCGCGGCCGCGGTTCGCCGCGCCGACCTGCTGGCGCGCGTCCACGGCGGCGGCCGCCTCGTGCCGCCCGGGCGGGTGGAGCCGGCGATCGACACCCTCGGCGCGGCCATCGCGGTCGCGCCGGTGCGCCGCTACTCGAGCCGCCAGGGCCGCGCGATGACGTGGCCGGGGCTCATCGGTCACGTCGACGTCGGCGGCCCGGATCTTCCCGCGGCGTGGCCCGCGATCGAGTTCGCCGCGCGCGCCGGCATCGGCAAGGCGACCACGTTCGGCTTCGGGCGGCTGTCGGTGTCCGCCGCTCCCGACGCCGGCGCGGCGCCGTGACCGCGAGGTCCGCGCACGCGACCCGGCCCGTCGGGACGCCGGCGACCCGTGGCCGCCGGCGCGTCCGTCGCCGGCGGCGCTCTCCCGCATAAGGCCCTGAAATAGCCTGGAAAACGGCGATCGCCGGCGCGCGGCGTCCCCGCGGTGCGCGACAGTCGCCGGGTAGGAGCTTTCCGTACCGGGAGGAGGCCATGGGCATCTGGGGAGCCATCATCGGAGGTGCGATCGGCGGCGCGTTCGGCGGCGTCGGCGGCGCCGCGCTGGGGTTCTTCCTCGGCGCGAGCATCCGGCGGCCCGACGACGAGGAGCCCGACGCGTCCGATTCGTCGCCGCCGGACGACCGGCCGGCAACCTGGCCGCGCCCCGTGATGTCGTTCGCGTTCGGCTACACCGATAGCGACCACGGCCGGCTCGTGTTCATCGAGGCGTCGCCCGAGGTGCCCGCCGGCGCGCGGCTGCACCTCGTGGCCGCGTCGGCGCTGGACCACCGGCCGGTCGCGGGACGCGGCGAGTTCCGCGGCGACGGCGGCGTCTTCCAGATCGTGGTGCCGTGCGCCGGCGGTCGCACCGCGACCTGCTTCGTGCCGGCCGGCGCCGTCGCCGGCGGCGACGTCGTCCTCTCCGGCGTGATCACGCTGGACGGCGAGTGGATCGGCAAGACGTGGACCATCCGGTGGCCCGCCTTCCCGCAAGGCATCTACAGCCCCGTGCGCCGCGACTATCCGCTCGTGTTGCTCGCCAAACGGATCGCTGCCGCCGACGGCCTCACTCGTCCCGAGGTCGCCGCGATTCGCGAGCACTTCCGGCGCAAGTACCGCCTCGACCGCGCCGGCACCGACGTACTGCGGCGCATCCTGCACGCGCCGGCCGTGGATGGCGGCGGGTACCTCGCCCGCCTGTACCGGATCCACTACGGCGCGGCCTGGGACGATGCCCACGCCCGCGCCGCCATGGCGCTGCTCGTCTCCGTCGCCACCGCCGACGGTCCGGCGACGGCCGAGCAGCTCGCCCAGATCCGCGCCGCGGCGGACGCCCTCGAGACGGATTCGACGCCGTGGATCCGCGAGGCCGAACGCCGGCGGGCGCGCGCGAGCCGTAACGCCGGATCCAGCGGCGGGCGACGGGCGCGGACCGATTCCGCCGGCGACACCGGCGGACGCCGCCGAGCGGGACGCGCCGTCGACGTCGGCGCCGCCTATCGCATCCTCGGGTTGCCCGACGGCGCCGACCTCGCCGCGGTCAAGCGCGCGTACCGCATGCGCATCGTCGACTGCCATCCCGATCGGATGGCCAGCCTGTCGCGGACCGCGCAGCGCCGCGCGCACGCCCGCGCCGTCGAACTCAACCGCGCCTACGAAGTCCTGCGCGCCGCGCTGGGCGCCGCGCCGTGACGGCGCCCCGCGGCCCCGCCCCGCGACCGCCGCCGTCCGGCGACCGCCGCTTTCGCCTCCCCGGCAGGCACGCCCCGGCACGAGCAACTGTCGCCATGGCACGGCGCGGACTTCCTCGCGTTGATCCCCTCGGCGGGGAAAGGGGTCGGCCGACAACGCCCCTCGCCGTTCGATCGCCCGGCAATCCAGGTCTTAATCCCCTCGGCGGGGAAAGGGGTCGGCCGACCTACTACTGCGGCTACGACGTGTTCATTCCACGTGAGTCTTAATCCCCTCGGCGGGGAAAGGGGTCGGCCGACTGCACGGCCACCGGTCATTGGCGGCAATACACGTCAAGTCTTAATCCCCTCGGCGGGGAAAGGGGTCGGCCGACGGCGATCTTCAATCGGTGCCTCGACCGAGAGTAGCGTCTTAATCCCCTCGGCGGGGAAAGGGGTCGGCCGACACTACATGAGCCGCGCAAAGGTATTCGAGAATCCCTCCGGTCTTAATCCCCTCGGCGGGGAAAGGGGTCGGCCGAC
It encodes:
- a CDS encoding CRISPR system precrRNA processing endoribonuclease RAMP protein Cas6 gives rise to the protein MGGRRGVSLGRKGDRNMAVAATQQLAGLALALDNLPPVTELIADCRAEADVVLPPLPTTSLRGALLPALRDRAPALLEHPGRPLAGAGVTDRAPAALVLAPDTAAVGRRRFELSAGERLAVRLVLIGERAATCADAVVAALRVALAGGIGRARGGGGHVPFALRDVSPAPARAAAPAPARARIQLVTPARIVHGGRVCASLDGAALVAAAVRRADLLARVHGGGRLVPPGRVEPAIDTLGAAIAVAPVRRYSSRQGRAMTWPGLIGHVDVGGPDLPAAWPAIEFAARAGIGKATTFGFGRLSVSAAPDAGAAP